In Candidatus Edwardsbacteria bacterium, the genomic window GAAGCTGGTCCGGAATATCCGCCAGCCCCTGGAATTCATCGCCGGGAAGGGCTTCTGCGCCAGGATAGCGCTGGGCAGCCGTCCGGATATTGCGGCTGTTTCCGGGGAGCTGTTTGCCGCCGGGAGGTGAAAACTTCCATCAACCACACTTAGGTTCTCAGGGGTTGACAAAGCGGGGTTTAATGGCTATATTTACTTATGTTAGCGGATATAAAAGTGTCACACCTATAGACGGCTGAAATGCCTGATAGTTTGAATGTGTGGCGGCGTTTATCCCTCAATTATTTCATAAATTATTAATCAACTATAGATCATTATGATTTGCGATCTGTGCAAAAAAAACGAAGCGGTGATGCATTACACCGAGGTGCGGGACAGCCGTAACACCGAATACAACCTGTGCCGGGAGTGCGCCGAGCTAAAGGGCCTGGCCAAGAGCCTGAACCTGGCCCTGTCGTCCCTGGGCGATATGCTGGCCGGGATGATCCGCGATATCAGCACCGAGCAGGACGACGATAATGCGGCCCAATGCCCCAAATGCGGGCTGGCCCTGACCGATTTCAAAAAACTGGGCCGGCTGGGATGCCCCGGCTGCTATCAGGTATTCAATGCCAGCCTCAAACCCCTGGTCAGGCAGATACACGGCATCAACGATCATCTGGGCAAGGCCGCTCCGACCTCCGATGATATCAAAGCCGCGCCCTCCGAAAACCGGATGGAGCGGCTCAGGCAGGAATTGCAGGCAGCGGTGCTCAAGGAGGAATACGAGAAGGCGGCAGACCTGCGCGACCAGATCAGAGAACTGGAGACCAGCGGGGCCAGATGAACCTTCCCGACCACGGCATACAGGGCCTGATTGGCCAGGAGGCCGGATGGCTTAAACTGGCGGACAGCGATCCCGGAGTGGTGATCTCCAGCCGGGTGCGTCTGGCCCGCAACCTGGCGGAGCATCTTTTTCCCGACCGGTCCGAACAGGCTGAGCGCAGCCTGGTCCGGGAAGAGATCAGGAAGGCTTCGTCAGCGGTGAATTATTTCGGCGATGCGGCTTTCTTCGACCTGGATGTCCTGACCCAGCTGGACATGACGGCCCTTTGGGAGCGCCGGCTGATCAGCTCCGATCTGATGGATAAAAAGAACGGGGCCGGGGTGCTGGTGGGAAGGAACCAGTCGCTGGACCTGATGATCAACGAGGAGGACCATATCCGGATGCAGAGCCTGCTGCCGGGCTTGGATCTGATCGAAGCTTTCCGGATAGTGGATCAGGTGGACGACCAGCTGCAGCAGAAACTGGAGATGGCCTATTCCCCGGAGTGGGGTTTTTTAACCTGCTGTCCCAGCAACCTGGGGACGGGCTTAAGGGCCTCCCTGCTGATCCACCTGCCGGCTTTGGTACGGGCCAAGAGGATCGAAAAACTTTTAAACCAACTGGAGGAGCAGGGTATTCTGGTGCGGGGCTTCTACGGCGAGGGCAGCGAGGTGGCCGGGGATATCTTCCAGATCTCCAATCGGGCCACCCTGGGCCGGAACGAGCTGGAGATAATTGAGAATGTCGAGCGGGTGGGGCGCAGCCTGATGGAGCAGGAACTGGAGACCCGCCGTTACATCATGGATCACGCCCGCCGGCAGACCGAGGACAACATCTGGAGGGCCTTCGGCATCCTGGCCAATGCCAGAATGCTTTCCACCCAGGAATTTCTGGAGCTGTCATCCTCCCTGCGCCTGGGCATTTCCTTAGACATATTCCCTAGGATAGGGCTGAATGCCCTCAACAAACTGCTGATCATAACCCAGCCGGCCCATCTGCAGATCCTGCTGGACGCCCAGATGGAGGCCCATGAACGGGACGGGGAAAGGGCCAAAATGGTCAGGGGTATTCTGGCAAATTTTATTTAAACTTTTCATACCTCAAAACAGTCAAATATCAATAAGTAATTATTATGAAAGATAATAGATTTACCGAAAGGGCCAAAAGGGTCCTGTTCATAGCCCGCGAGGAGGCCCGACGCCTGCAGCACGATTACATCGGCACCGAACATATCCTTTTAGCCACTCTCCGGGAGGGCGAGGGGGTGGCGGTGGCGGTGCTTTTAAGCCTGGGCTTAAGCACCGAGCAGATCCGCCGCAAGGTGGAGGAGCTGATGCCCAAGGGCGGCGAGACCATCATGATGGGCGAACTGCCCTTCGACCTGTCGGCCCGCCGGGCCATGGAGTTGGCGGTTGAGGAGGCCAAAAACCTCCAACATAATTATGTGGGCACCGAGCACCTGCTGCTGGGCTTGATGGAAGATCAGGACGGCATAGCCTCCCGGGCCCTGGTGTCGCTGGGCCTCAGCGCGGAGATGATGCGCTCCGAGATCATGCGCCTACTGTCCAGCGAGCCGGGATCATCGCCGATGCCCCAATCAAACGGGCAGAGCAAGACTCCGGCCCTGGATTATTTCTGCCGGGACCTGACCCGGCTGGCCCAGGACGGCAAGCTGGACCCGGTGATCGGGCGAAACCGGGAGATAGAGAGGGTCATTCAGATCCTGTCCCGGCGCAAGAAGAACAACCCCCTGCTGATCGGCGAGGCCGGGGTGGGCAAGACCGCCATCGTGGAGGGGCTGGCCCAGAAGATAATCAGCGGCGAGGTGCCGGAGCCCCTGCTGTCCAAGCGGGTGATGGCCCTGGACCTGGCCGCAGTGGTGGCCGGGACCAAGTACCGGGGACAGTTCGAGGAGCGGATGAAAGCCTTGATGAACGAAATGCGCCAGACCCAGGATAACATCATCTTCCTGGATGAACTGCACACCATCGTGGGTGCCGGCGGGGCCGAGGGGGCGCTGGACGCCTCCAATATGCTCAAGCCCGCCCTGGCCCGGGGGGAGATGCAGTGCGTGGGGGCCACCACCCTGGACGAATACCGCAAGCACATAGAGAAGGACGGGGCTTTGGAGCGCCGCTTCCAGAGCATCATAGTGGAGGCCCCATCGGTGGACGAATCGCTGAAGATATTGAAGGGCCTGCAGGAGAAATACCAGGATCACCATAAGGTGAAATATACCGATGAGGCCATAGAATCGGCGGTCAGGCTGTCCGATCGCTACATCACCGACCGTTTTCTGCCGGACAAGGCCATCGACGTGCTGGACGAAGCCGGCTCGCGGGCCAGGCTGTCCACCTCCGAGACACCGGCCGAGATAAAATTCCTGGAGAGCGAGCTCAAGGACATCAAGGTCCAAAAGGTGGAAGCGGTCAAGGGCCAGGATTATGAGAAAGCGGCCACCTTAAGGGATTCGGAGAAGAACAAGCGCCAGGAAATTGAGAGGCTGCGCGAAGCCTGGAAGAAGAGCCGCGACCTGGTGGCGGTGCGCATCACCGAGGAGGATATAGCTTATGTGATCTCACGCTGGACGGGCATCCCCATCGTCAAGCTGGAGGAGAAGGAGTCCGCCCGCTTATTGCGGATGGAGGAGGAACTCAATAAACGGGTGGTGGGGCAGGACCAGGCCCTGGAGGCCGTCTCCCGGGCGGTGCGCCGCAGCCGGGCCGGCATCCGGGACACCGGCCGGCCGATGGGCTCGTTCATTTTTCTGGGCCCCACCGGGGTAGGCAAGACCGAGTTGGCCAGGGTTCTGGCCTCTTTCCTGTTCGGCGACGATAACGCCCTGATCCGGGTGGATATGTCGGAATACATGGAGAAGTTCGCCGTCTCCCGGATGGTGGGGGCGCCTCCGGGCTATGTGGGATACGAGGAGGGCGGCCAGCTGACCGAGAAGATCCGGCGCAAGCCATATTCGGTGGTCCTGCTGGACGAGATTGAGAAAGCCCATCCCGATGTGTTCAACATGCTGCTGCAGGTGCTGGAGGACGGCCAACTGACCGACTCCTACGGCCGCCAGGTAAGCTTTAAGAACGCGGTGCTGATCATGACCTCCAACCTGGGGGCCCGGGAGATCAAGAAGGGTGTCAGCCTGGGATTCCAGAAGAACGATCAGCTGCTGGCCTTCGACCAGATGAAGGACAAGGTGCTGTCGGAACTTAAAAAAACCTTCAACCCGGAATTTTTAAACCGGGTGGACGAGGTGGTGGTGTTCAATTCCCTGGGCCGGCCGGAGATGGGCAAAATCGTGGACATTCTGATCGGCCAGCTTTCCCAGCGGCTTAAGGAAAAGAACATCACCATCGGCATCACGCCCCAGGCCAAGGAACTGCTGGTGGACAGGGGATTCGATCCCACCTATGGGGCCAGGCCTTTGCGCCGCACCATCCAGAGGATGGTGGAGGACCCGCTGTCCCAGGAGATCCTGAAGGCCGATATAAAGTTCGGGGACGGCGTGCTGATCGAAGCCGAAGGCGAGGTCTTAAAATTCGTTCCGCGGTCCATAAAAAAAACAGGAAGAGGCGTCAGGAAAAAACGTCCCAAAGCGAATAAGTGAGCCCATGACCAGGCTGGCCATAGCCAGCCTGGTCATGTTTAATGGGCAAGGTTTTCAATTGACTGCATAATCCATGAATGTTATAATTACAGTTCAATTCCAGCAGATGTTTTTATCACGAACTGGTATTAAGTTTTATCCAAAAGAAGGTCTGTAATATCTTAAATGTTACTTTCTTATGACCCTTCACAACTAAGGCGGGTTGCTATTTTCAGGGCAGGCGCCGAAAGTAACCAAAGACGCCGTCCTGAGAAGAACATCGTGCCTGCTTTGTCGAAGGAAGTCTTTGCCGCCCAGCTCCGCGGATAGTAAGGCCTACGCCCCGGCATTCATTGAACCAGAACATGCAGGGGGCCTATGACGCAATGACTGCTTTATCGGGGCTGAAGTGTGAGCCGCTCCACTTAAAGGCGGGGTTCCGGGTCGCATCAGCGCTGCTGCAGGGCAAAAGCTGCCGTTAAAAATGTTTTGCCTGCGGGTGCTTTGTTTCGTGATCAAGACATTCAGGCGGCTGGCTATTATGCCATTCAAGCAGCGGTGCAGCGACAGTTCTTCCGCCACCGCAGGTAAATCCATATAGGCGGATCCGCCTTTGGCGTGACTTTGGAGCTTTCTCTTCAAAGAGAAAGCGGAGAAAAAGAAAGAAATAAGATAAGGCCCAAAGAACTGGATTTCTACCCTTGCTATGTAGTATTACAAGTTCAATAAGTAAAATCATTTTAAACAAACCCGATAACTAAAAAAGAAAGACATATATGAACCGTTTTTTATTCCCGTCAATAGTTTTGATAGTTTCGTTCTTTGTTCAGGCTTTGCCGGCCAATGCCGCCATCATCGCCGACCTTAGGGTAGAGGGTATCGAGCGCATCGATCCGGAGGTGGTGCTGAACGCATCAGGGATACTGCCGGGCGATCAGATGAACGACAACAACATCTCGGAAGCGGTGAAGAAGATATACCAGTTGGGGTATTTCTCGGAGGTGGCGGTGGCCAGAGATTCCACCGAGAACGGGTACGTTCTGGTATTTTCGGTGACGGAGAAATCCATCGTGGAAAGGATAGAACTCCTGGGCAACAAGAAGATCAAGTCCGATGAGCTGGAGGGAAAGATCGCCCTTAAGCCCGGCAGTTTTCTGGATCCCCAGTATCTGGCTCAATCCAAGGATACCATCCGGGCCATGTATATGGAGAAGGGCTACTTCAACGCCCAGGTTGACGATACCCTGATAGAGTCGGGCAGCCGCTATGCGGTCCGTTTCAAGATTGAGGAGGGCAAGAAGATCCGGGTCAAGAAGATCCTGGTCAGCGGCAACCAGGCCCTAACAGACAAGGCCGTCATCAAGGCCATGAAAACCAAGCCCCGGGGCTGGACCCTGGTCTGGAAGGTAATCCCCTGGTTCCGAGGCGGATCCTTCAATCAGGATACCCTGGCCCAGGACCTGGACCGGGTGACCCGGCTGTACAAGAACCACGGCCACCTGGAGATAGCCGCCAGGCAGGACTCGCTGTCCTACAACCAGAAGATGGATCGGGTGAACATTCATCTGGACGTGACCGAGGGGCCGGAGTTCAGGATCGGCCGGGTGGAGTTCTCGGGCAACGACAAGATCAATACCAAGAGGCTTTACCGGATGACCGAGCTCAAACCGGAAAAGGTCTTCCGGATAGACGACGCCGACAAGACCCTGGAGAACCTGTTCTCCATCTACACCGAGGAGGGCTACATCTACTGCCACATCGAGCCTTTCCAGGACCTGCGGGATTCCACGGTGGATGTCACCTATAATATCATCGAGAACAAACCGGCCTACATCAACAAGGTGATCATCGC contains:
- a CDS encoding UvrB/UvrC motif-containing protein, producing MICDLCKKNEAVMHYTEVRDSRNTEYNLCRECAELKGLAKSLNLALSSLGDMLAGMIRDISTEQDDDNAAQCPKCGLALTDFKKLGRLGCPGCYQVFNASLKPLVRQIHGINDHLGKAAPTSDDIKAAPSENRMERLRQELQAAVLKEEYEKAADLRDQIRELETSGAR
- a CDS encoding ATP--guanido phosphotransferase, translating into MNLPDHGIQGLIGQEAGWLKLADSDPGVVISSRVRLARNLAEHLFPDRSEQAERSLVREEIRKASSAVNYFGDAAFFDLDVLTQLDMTALWERRLISSDLMDKKNGAGVLVGRNQSLDLMINEEDHIRMQSLLPGLDLIEAFRIVDQVDDQLQQKLEMAYSPEWGFLTCCPSNLGTGLRASLLIHLPALVRAKRIEKLLNQLEEQGILVRGFYGEGSEVAGDIFQISNRATLGRNELEIIENVERVGRSLMEQELETRRYIMDHARRQTEDNIWRAFGILANARMLSTQEFLELSSSLRLGISLDIFPRIGLNALNKLLIITQPAHLQILLDAQMEAHERDGERAKMVRGILANFI
- a CDS encoding ATP-dependent Clp protease ATP-binding subunit, translating into MKDNRFTERAKRVLFIAREEARRLQHDYIGTEHILLATLREGEGVAVAVLLSLGLSTEQIRRKVEELMPKGGETIMMGELPFDLSARRAMELAVEEAKNLQHNYVGTEHLLLGLMEDQDGIASRALVSLGLSAEMMRSEIMRLLSSEPGSSPMPQSNGQSKTPALDYFCRDLTRLAQDGKLDPVIGRNREIERVIQILSRRKKNNPLLIGEAGVGKTAIVEGLAQKIISGEVPEPLLSKRVMALDLAAVVAGTKYRGQFEERMKALMNEMRQTQDNIIFLDELHTIVGAGGAEGALDASNMLKPALARGEMQCVGATTLDEYRKHIEKDGALERRFQSIIVEAPSVDESLKILKGLQEKYQDHHKVKYTDEAIESAVRLSDRYITDRFLPDKAIDVLDEAGSRARLSTSETPAEIKFLESELKDIKVQKVEAVKGQDYEKAATLRDSEKNKRQEIERLREAWKKSRDLVAVRITEEDIAYVISRWTGIPIVKLEEKESARLLRMEEELNKRVVGQDQALEAVSRAVRRSRAGIRDTGRPMGSFIFLGPTGVGKTELARVLASFLFGDDNALIRVDMSEYMEKFAVSRMVGAPPGYVGYEEGGQLTEKIRRKPYSVVLLDEIEKAHPDVFNMLLQVLEDGQLTDSYGRQVSFKNAVLIMTSNLGAREIKKGVSLGFQKNDQLLAFDQMKDKVLSELKKTFNPEFLNRVDEVVVFNSLGRPEMGKIVDILIGQLSQRLKEKNITIGITPQAKELLVDRGFDPTYGARPLRRTIQRMVEDPLSQEILKADIKFGDGVLIEAEGEVLKFVPRSIKKTGRGVRKKRPKANK